The Chitinophaga parva genomic sequence TCCACTTGCTCCAGTATTTTGCAGAAGTCTTACCTGTAGTTGTTCAGATGTGGTGAAATCTGTTTGTTGCAATATCATGTCAACTGAAAATGGAACGTAAGGCTTGCTGCTATTTTCTGGAATAGTTACGCGCTGCTCTGCAAGCACAGTCCATGTTGTTAAATCAACGTCTGTTAAAAAATCTCTTTTTACGAGTTGGATTGAAAATGTGTCATCAAATCCAGCTGGTAAATCATTCTGGTAACTGCCACTTACTTGTATTCTTGCATCGCTGGTGAAGGTTCTTTTGCAAACGAGGATGTTTTGTGTTCTGTTACCAGATGGACCACTGCCATATGCAGGACCGTAGTCCAATAGGTAGTTGTCGCTAATTGCAGTCCACTTCACTGGATAACTGTATAGCTCATCAGTGCTACTTTTCAAAACCCAGTTGAAATCCTGGTCAGTAGTTGTAGTTGTTGTCATAACTGCCCTATGGTCAGTTGATGTGTAGGTCAACGTTCCTGAACTTGATGGAATGATTAACCTTTTCCAAAAGTCTTTGAATGTGGATGTGTCGTTTATTTCAAAAGTATATCCAACCGAATTGAAAATGCGGGCAACATACTCATTCACCCATATGCCTGGTTGGAAGTTTTTGATGTTATTATAGGCATAGGAAGTGTTATAGTCAGCATTCTTATTTACATATCCGTAATCTATGAAGCCATAAATATATCCTCTACCTAGTTGATAAAATTGATTTGTGTGTGCATTAGCAGTTTTATCAAAAACTTCGATATATGGCAAATAGCTGGTGTTTGAAGGACCCTGGCTGCTAAGTATATTATCTATGTTGTAGGTGTGCTTGAGTTCTGATAGGTCCAGATCAGTTAATACGGAATTTCCAAGGGCTGTTTTAAAGCCAATTAAACAGCCTGTAATTATTGAATTGTATGATATGTTTCCATTATTGTCAACATCTACTGATGATACAACTAAGTACCCTTTTAATATCAGAATGGTGTCCTCATAAACAGCGCATGTAACATGTCGTGTTGTAGCATGAAAGCTTCCCTCAGTTAGTAACATTCAAAACTAAATCTTTCCATTCAAATCTTTGGTCCTTGAGGAACGTCGGAAGGGCGTAGCCCTGAAGACGTTCCTCAAGGAAGGCCACTGGCGGCCGGTACCCGAGGGCGCTATGAGGGCGCTCGTTGTTATAGACCC encodes the following:
- a CDS encoding integrase core domain-containing protein; translated protein: NGYMERFNRSFRTEVLDAYCFTRLKDAQTMAYAWMWVYNNERPHSALGYRPPVAFLEERLQGYALPTFLKDQRFEWKDLVLNVTN